TCCAAAAGAGAAATAAGGAGAGAAAATATGGAGATGTAGTCCCGAAAAAGATTTTGATAGCTTTCTCCGTAGTTCTATTCGTTtctccgtctttttttttttcgaacgttCGTGGAGGGGGGAAGAATGTTCAaagacagaaaagaaaacaatgccccttttttttctgttattttggCTTGTCGCCATCGGTGCCGTTGCTCCACCTGAGGCGTGATGCGGTCGCCGGTGAAATCGTCTGCTGCCTCTTCCCTTCCTTtagtcttcttcttccttctacCTGCAAACTATATACATAAGAGGTCAGTGGGCCACCTCACGTTCGtggaccctttttttttttcttgttgatgCCCTTGtccgtatgtgtgtgtgtgtgtgtgtgtgtgtattccaTTGGTTTTCCAAACCAGCGTCCCCTGTTTCCCTAGCGGGTTTTGTTTTACGGTCGTGATTTTTACCTGCCGATTAAAATTTCTCAACGACATTCCACACGGCCAATCGGGCTGCAATGATCTATGCGTTCGAAGCCTCAATCTCTTGATTGTACGGCAACGTTTCGCCGCCATCAGTAGGTGACCTCGACCTGTTTATTAAATACTGGTTTGAGTAACATCAACCTAtaaacgaaagagagagaagagaaaaaacatgTCTGGCGGAAATTGCTGGCCGCGCTGCGGACGAGAAAcctgaatttcttttgtgcttttttttttttttgctatttaatttttttttttttgtgggaggGCTCATTTATCATGTCAAgactctttttgtttttaatttcacCGTGTTCtgtttcttgatttttccGATGCCGCAGGTTTAAACCAGACGATATTTTATttggcaaaataaaaactcaaCCGTTCACTTTGTTGAACTCTTTCATCCCAGAAGGAACAGCTATAACGGATCGTGTTTGCGTCGCCCAACGAAACGCGAAACGCAAGCCAACGAGAGACTGTGAAATTGCCTGTTAGCTTGAATTAGAGAAACAGaatttccatttacaaaaatggTTAACTCGGATATTGTTGGATTTTACCGTGATCgttccatcttcatcactggCGCCACAGGATTTATGGGCAAAGTACTCGTAGAGAAACTTCTACGATGCTGCCCGGGTATCAAGAATCTCTACCTGTTGATGAGACCCAAAGCGGGCAATGATATCCGCACACGTTTGGAAGAACTGATCAGCACTAAGGTAAGAACTGGTTAACTTAAAATTTGGGCTTATTTACTTTAaacctgtttttgttttattttgtttccacGTTAGGTATTTGATAATTTACGGCGAGATTCTCCGGAATTGCTGAACAAACTAGTACCTATTGCGGGTGATATGTCGTTGCCAAGTTTGGGCGTCTCACCGTCGGATATCAAGATGTTGAGCGATAACGTCTCCATCGTCTTCCATTCTGCAGCCACCGTTAAATTTGACGAAGCCCTTAAAAGCGCCGTAGAAATGAACCTCAAAGGCACAATGAGATTGATCGAGCTCGTCCGCAAAATGGATCGTCTTGAGGTGAATATTTGTATGTTTTCCTGTATTGATATGATGAAgataaagtttttcttttccaggcTCTTGTCCACGTTTCGACAGCTTACGCTAATTGCGATAAAGATGAAATTGCTGAAATGATTTATCCCCCACCGGCCGATCCCCACAAGCTCATGGAATGCGTTGACTGGATGGATGAAGAATTGCTAAAGGGCATCACCAAAAAgtactttcttttattagcATACATTCACGTAAATGACCCCTCATGATTTCTCTTTGTGAATATTCAGATTAATTGGTAAACGCCCCAACACTTACACGTATACCAAAGCGCTGGCCGAACACTTGCTGCTGGAGGAATGCGGCGGTATTCCACTTGCCATTGTGAGACCGACCATCGTTACAGCGGCCATGAAAGAACCTATCCCCGGTTGGGTTGATAACTTAAACGGACCTACAGGTAGTTTgacaataattttttatagACCTGCTAAACGTTTCACGATTTCTTTGAATTCTCCACTCAAAGGTTTGATCGCCGGAGCTGGTAAAGGTTTACTTAGGACACTTTGGTGCCATACAACAATGGTGGCTGACGTTATTCCCGTTGAATTCCCCATCAATTTGATGATTGCCGTCGCCTGGCACACTGCCACATACAAGtaattattaattttcatttttcatttaacgTGAATAATTAATTTCTTGTGTCCAGGCCCAATAACATTGTGGTGTACAATTGCGCTTCTGGCTATCACAATCCACTCACCTGGGGCCAGATTGAAAGTCTAGGTCGAGTAGCGCTGCTGAAATATCCCATGAGCGAAGTGATGTGGTACCCCAGTGGTAGCTTCAAGAGCAACCTGACCCTACACAAAATCGATGTCGTGCTTTATCATTACTTGCCTGCGTACTTTCTCGATTTTCTGGCTCGCCTGAGTGGCAAACCGCCTATGCTGGTAAGCTACCAACATCTTCAATAAAAGATGGTTCATAAAGAATCATTAACGACCGTTGATTTTGCATTAGGTTCGCCTGTACGATAAGGCTCACCGTGCCATGTCGTGCCTCAACTATTTTACTACTCATGAATGGCGATTCATCAGCGAGAATCCGATTCACCTGCTGGAGAAGATGTCACCAGAGGATCGCCgtattttttactttgacgTGCGCACCATCGACTGGGCTTCGTATCTCGAGACTTACGCCCTCGGCACGCGCCGTTTCATCCTCAAGGACGACCCTAGTACCTTGCCGGCTGCCAGGAGGCACCTGACACGGTTTGTACAAGCAAATGCTACCGTCAGCGTAAGTTAGAATCTCAAAACAGCTAATCCattgcttcttttcctttcatgGTGTGCTGTAGAATGTTCTGGATTCAACAAATATCGCGCGTTGCTGTTCTACTGCTCTTCTGGAGGGCTGTTGTGTCACGTTCGGAGACTGCCCGTCGCGTTTGGAACCTGGCCTTTACCATGCTCGTCTCTATGATGCGGCGGTTGTCTGCAGGCGCTGGCATCGGCATCGCCAAGTAaaggccaagaaaacaaaacaaaagaaaatggattgCGTGTAAAAGGCGGTGTGCTTCTTTTGCCCAAGACTTCCGTTTAGAGAAGGGGGCTTATGGGTTATATTCTAAAATATCTATTATCTCtttattttatcgatttttttccctcttaaTGCCGTCCGCCCCTCGTCTACCGAGAGTTTGATATTTGACGCCCTATGCGTTGcagaaaatgttaaaaagcaaacaagcaaacaaaaagtATGATTTATCGATAATCTTTactggcaaaatgtccttcaatggaattttacttttaccctccatgtttcattttgactTTACCCCCctcgtccttttttatttcacgtgtatttttttttctaaagcatGGTTGTGCCCGTCTTTTTATCCGGATTGTCTGATTTTCCAagacagaaaaacaaaaatcacattCGATACAGTTGCGGTTATCGAAGAGAGATGAGGATCAAGAAGAAACCGATACATGTCCCAAACCAGCGTTGATGTCAACAACTTATTTTTCCTGGATGCAGTTTCGATGTCGATAGCTCTATGAATAGCAATATGTTTTATCCCCTCCATTTGTCTTAACGACCAAGTACCCTTTCCTTTGGAGAGGGGGGAAGGGTGGGAagatttgaaattaaaaatagaaaaaaagaaagccatcGCATGGCAAatatttacaaaataaaatttcacatttaagacaaagaagaaaattagTGACAAGCTACGGATCTGTTTTCCCTCCACTTTGATAGTTATGAGAGTAAAGAATAATACTGAAACAAAAGGGCTAAATCAACGCTAATTAAaagtgtatatatatacagcaAGCCATAAGGAAATGGAGGAGTAGCTCAGTATATGTCTAACTCCATGTCTCTTCTTGTTTTGCGACATTGTGTATGTCTGCGTGCGTGTGCATGCCcgtgtttgcttttgtttttcagttgtCGAGCCATTTGTCATCCAGTCTCCCTCTTATCATCCCTTGCTCAATgagtgttctttttttttcttttcttctgattGTGCTAATGCTCATAATCTTAAAATCTCGTATTGagatttgatttgtttttcttctgctcGAGGGCTGATCGGCGACTAAGCTCGTCAAAAATGACATTTGCTGTAAGCAATGTCGTTCACACGATGCATTTCAACCTAGAGATTCATTGCCTTTTAAATTATcgaaattttcgatttttgtgGTTAGTACATTACTGCAAGTCAGGGTTTTGTCTCTTTCCTCAACCGTTCTTTTTAACATCAACTATTCATCTTCTAAGAAAAATGGGTTAGTAAACCTGATAAATCAGTTACCGAGACAAAAATAACGTCTTCTCGATCAATCGTCACGCTTCGCCCAGAAGTTAAGGAAAGCAGAAGATGTTAGTAGTTATATTGTTATTCTAAAGATTTTACAATAATTATAAATAGATTTTAGTTTTGGCCCGGTTTATAATTTATTATACGCAATTGTCAGCTATCCCACTGCAATACgttttttgtaaaatatgaaaaaacgTGATGAATTACATGTGCGCTTTGTAATCGAAATGTGGTGATCCAACCCGCACGATCGTGTTGAATGCGATCCCTCATGTCTAGTCCTACCAAGTTTATCTTTTCATTCTTATTAATTAATTGATacttttatttgtatttttccaAATCAGCAAATGTGGGGCCGGCGCCAATAAGGATTCCAACGATCCATCCAATACTCTGATCGAAGATCAGTCCAGCCATCTGTGAGTTTTAGTTGATCTTCATTCATTTATTAATAATTCAATAACGTTACATATCATTGTTTACAGAACCAACAATGAAAGAAGATGGTGTGTATTGTGAATTACAACGTACAGCACCTAACAGTTCCAGGACACCGAACAGCTCTACTGTACTTCCGACGTATTGCTTCAATGGTGTTTGAACAGGAAAACACATCAGACAGCCAATAGCTAAATGCCGTAAGTATGAGAATTGAATAATGCTTACTGAAATCGTTGTACATGATTTAGAAGTCGTAGGATAAGTTAAGAGTAAACATAGGTTATTCGTTGCAGAACATATTCTAGATCTCTTACATTTCCACACTTATTTCTATTTCAGAGATTTAAACACCAATTATTTTCATATCATATTGGTGTTACATGTGGCCTGATTTAATCTCCATACTCTTCTCGTTTTTAATTTGACAGAAGACATATAGTGGAATTCAGTCTGGAGAAAATATGCAGCTGTTTGTAGGCAGAAAGAGAAGGTAAGAAATGATAATCGCGACTTAGACAAAATTATATAGAACATTACGTATTTATCTGCAGAGCCATGCCCTTATATCATACATACATCATACATACATCATATTTCGACAGGAATTTCGATTTAATATGGCCCTGCAGGTAAATACCGCAGTGCAGTCCCACGTTTTCCAGTTGTCactttcctaaaaaaaagacattcagCCACCTATGGGGCGTTTTCTAAAGTTCAATACGATGGattgttcgttttttaaaaaacacgaaatcCAGGGCAGGCCTGTGTTTTATAACTTTTTATCATCATGTACTATATAAGTAATCGATAAAATGTCATTCTGGCTGTCACATAAtcaaggaataaaaaaatacaataaatcCATCGAATTAAACTTTAGAAAACGCCCCATAGGTGGCTGAATACGACGTGATAATAAATGCAGATAGGGGCAGCACTAGTCGTGGCGTTCATTGCGGACTTCTAGAGAACCCTCTTATGTTCTACTGTCAGCTAACCTGTTGTGCACCCCGGTAAGCAGTGAGCTTGTTTTTGCGTTAgaaatttcaggaaaaaaaaacaaacaaacaaacaaaactaaagATATAAATAGCAACTTTTGATGGTTAAAGAAcatggcaatccgtttaacccccccaaaaaaaaattttggccttttatttcttttttacagctatggtcatctagcggccagattcctatttaattttctcattcattccttcagacatggattgtatatggttacttgaacactggatttgcaaatgcagtacagctgacttaagtttcacatggtcagttggagatttcccaggcaaaatttctagtaactcagcatttggtaccatctttactatatttttatacagtatcctgcatgtctcattaattaagatttaaatccttttatagattgtcacatcagtgagcaaggttcagtttagggattgagagccctcagtGCCTATAATAcctagcccatattcaaattgtagcacttgattgct
This genomic stretch from Daphnia carinata strain CSIRO-1 chromosome 4, CSIRO_AGI_Dcar_HiC_V3, whole genome shotgun sequence harbors:
- the LOC130687262 gene encoding putative fatty acyl-CoA reductase CG5065 — translated: MVNSDIVGFYRDRSIFITGATGFMGKVLVEKLLRCCPGIKNLYLLMRPKAGNDIRTRLEELISTKVFDNLRRDSPELLNKLVPIAGDMSLPSLGVSPSDIKMLSDNVSIVFHSAATVKFDEALKSAVEMNLKGTMRLIELVRKMDRLEALVHVSTAYANCDKDEIAEMIYPPPADPHKLMECVDWMDEELLKGITKKLIGKRPNTYTYTKALAEHLLLEECGGIPLAIVRPTIVTAAMKEPIPGWVDNLNGPTGLIAGAGKGLLRTLWCHTTMVADVIPVEFPINLMIAVAWHTATYKPNNIVVYNCASGYHNPLTWGQIESLGRVALLKYPMSEVMWYPSGSFKSNLTLHKIDVVLYHYLPAYFLDFLARLSGKPPMLVRLYDKAHRAMSCLNYFTTHEWRFISENPIHLLEKMSPEDRRIFYFDVRTIDWASYLETYALGTRRFILKDDPSTLPAARRHLTRMFWIQQISRVAVLLLFWRAVVSRSETARRVWNLAFTMLVSMMRRLSAGAGIGIAK